In one Melaminivora jejuensis genomic region, the following are encoded:
- a CDS encoding TRAP transporter small permease, whose amino-acid sequence MLSLSLPRLHALPTPLGPSGSGSTPTPDASAEPRLLRLEDWLTAASMALLALITFANVLVRYFTDSSFAWTEEFSVFLMIVLALVGGSSAVARDQHIRIEFFCAAGPALRRRRLAQLGALLVAVLFALIAALSVRVVWDDWRFEETSPGIGVPQWWYSIWLPILSALIAARAVGLLLRRTRQSDAQYLAGDALPATAGQKQDPDGGQP is encoded by the coding sequence ATGCTTTCCCTCTCGCTCCCGCGTCTTCATGCCCTCCCAACTCCCCTCGGGCCGTCCGGCTCCGGCAGCACGCCCACCCCTGACGCCAGCGCCGAGCCACGCCTGCTGCGTCTGGAGGACTGGCTCACCGCTGCCTCCATGGCGCTGCTGGCGCTGATCACCTTCGCCAACGTCCTGGTGCGCTACTTCACCGACTCCTCGTTCGCCTGGACGGAGGAGTTCTCGGTCTTTCTGATGATCGTGCTGGCGCTGGTCGGCGGCTCCTCGGCTGTGGCGCGCGACCAGCACATCCGCATCGAATTCTTCTGCGCCGCCGGCCCGGCGCTGCGCCGCCGGCGCCTGGCGCAACTGGGCGCGCTGCTGGTGGCCGTGCTGTTTGCGCTGATCGCGGCGCTGTCCGTGCGCGTGGTCTGGGACGACTGGCGCTTCGAGGAAACCTCGCCCGGCATCGGCGTGCCTCAGTGGTGGTACTCGATCTGGCTGCCCATCCTGTCGGCGCTGATCGCCGCGCGCGCCGTGGGCCTGCTGCTGCGCCGCACACGCCAGAGCGACGCGCAATACCTGGCCGGCGACGCGCTGCCAGCCACAGCCGGGCAAAAGCAAGACCCTGACGGGGGCCAGCCATGA
- a CDS encoding LysR substrate-binding domain-containing protein, translating into METKWLEDFVSLAETRSFSRSAQLRHVTQPAFSRRIQALEAWAGTDLVDRSSYPTSLTAAGHTLYEQALEVLQALHNTRAVMRAHSSSASDMVEFAVPHTLAFTFFPAWVSSLRHDFGPFKSRLIALNVHDAVMRLVEGGCDVMVAYHHESQPIQLDPQRYDMVSLGQEPLAPYAKAGPDGAPLLTLPGSAGEPLPFLGYAPGAYLGRVTDLILKQATTPVHLDRVYETDMAEGLKAMALEGHGVAFLPYSAVKKELRARKLAHAAPPAMQQQLQMVMDVRAYREKPSRKDSSKGLAQSLWDYLAAHPSNAGV; encoded by the coding sequence ATGGAAACCAAGTGGCTCGAAGACTTCGTCAGCCTGGCCGAAACGCGCAGCTTCAGCCGCTCGGCGCAATTGCGCCACGTGACGCAGCCGGCGTTCTCGCGCCGCATCCAGGCGCTGGAGGCCTGGGCCGGCACCGATCTGGTCGATCGCAGCTCGTACCCCACCAGCCTCACCGCCGCTGGCCACACGCTGTACGAGCAGGCGCTGGAGGTGCTGCAAGCGCTGCACAACACCCGCGCGGTGATGCGCGCGCACTCCAGCTCGGCCAGCGACATGGTCGAGTTCGCCGTGCCGCACACGCTGGCCTTCACCTTCTTTCCGGCCTGGGTGTCCAGCCTGCGCCACGATTTCGGGCCGTTCAAGAGCCGCCTGATCGCGCTCAACGTGCATGACGCCGTGATGCGCCTGGTCGAGGGCGGCTGCGATGTTATGGTGGCCTATCACCACGAGTCGCAGCCGATACAGCTCGATCCGCAGCGCTACGACATGGTGTCGCTGGGCCAGGAGCCGCTGGCGCCCTATGCCAAGGCTGGCCCGGATGGCGCGCCGCTGCTGACCCTGCCGGGCAGCGCCGGCGAGCCGCTGCCCTTCCTGGGCTACGCGCCCGGCGCCTATCTGGGCCGGGTGACGGATCTGATCCTCAAGCAGGCCACCACGCCCGTCCACCTGGATCGGGTCTATGAGACCGACATGGCTGAGGGCCTCAAGGCTATGGCGCTGGAGGGCCATGGCGTGGCCTTCCTGCCCTACAGCGCCGTGAAAAAGGAGCTGCGCGCGCGCAAGCTGGCCCACGCCGCGCCGCCGGCCATGCAGCAGCAGCTGCAGATGGTCATGGATGTGCGTGCCTACCGCGAAAAACCCTCGCGCAAGGACTCCAGCAAGGGCCTGGCGCAGTCGCTGTGGGACTACCTGGCGGCGCATCCGAGCAATGCCGGTGTCTGA
- a CDS encoding amino acid ABC transporter substrate-binding protein, with protein sequence MKKQLLAAAITLLAAGTTFAQANDTLAKIKSSGAITLGVRESSGLGYTLGNGKYVGFHTEMSERIADDIQKQLGLAKLDVKYQPVTSQNRIPLVTNGTVDLECGSTTNNLARQKEVAFAVTTYVEEVRIAVNAKSGITGIKDLNGKTIVTTTGTTSVQTLRKNKRADGLTFKEVMGKDHADSFLMLETGRADAFIMDGSILAANISKSKNPQDFKIVGEVLSVEPIACMIRKDDPNFKKAVDDSIKRQIADGSLAKLYDRWFMQPIPPNNVKVGLPLSEATKEAWANPNDKPMESYDIK encoded by the coding sequence ATGAAAAAGCAATTGCTGGCCGCCGCCATCACCCTCCTGGCTGCAGGCACGACCTTTGCCCAGGCCAATGACACGCTGGCCAAGATCAAGTCCTCGGGCGCCATCACCCTGGGCGTGCGCGAGTCGTCCGGCCTGGGCTACACCCTCGGCAACGGCAAGTACGTGGGTTTTCACACCGAGATGAGCGAGCGCATCGCCGACGACATCCAAAAGCAGCTCGGCTTGGCCAAGCTGGACGTCAAGTACCAGCCCGTGACCTCGCAAAACCGCATCCCGCTGGTGACCAACGGCACTGTCGATCTGGAGTGCGGCTCCACCACCAACAACCTGGCGCGCCAGAAGGAAGTGGCCTTCGCCGTGACCACGTATGTGGAGGAGGTGCGCATCGCCGTCAACGCCAAGTCGGGCATCACCGGCATCAAGGATCTGAACGGCAAGACCATCGTGACCACCACCGGTACCACCTCGGTGCAGACGCTGCGCAAGAACAAGCGCGCCGACGGCCTCACTTTCAAGGAAGTCATGGGCAAGGATCATGCCGACAGCTTCCTGATGCTGGAGACGGGCCGCGCCGACGCCTTCATCATGGACGGCTCCATCCTGGCGGCCAACATCTCCAAGTCCAAGAACCCCCAGGACTTCAAGATCGTCGGCGAAGTGCTGTCTGTGGAGCCCATCGCTTGCATGATCCGCAAGGACGACCCCAACTTCAAGAAAGCGGTGGACGACTCGATCAAGCGCCAGATCGCCGATGGCTCGCTGGCCAAGCTGTATGACCGCTGGTTCATGCAGCCGATCCCGCCCAACAACGTGAAGGTCGGCCTGCCGCTGTCCGAGGCCACCAAGGAGGCCTGGGCCAACCCCAATGACAAGCCCATGGAGTCCTACGACATCAAGTAA
- a CDS encoding amino acid ABC transporter permease, with protein sequence MNWEWQVFCQDTISMEVGASCFGKGGDVTYLDWMLSAWGWTISVSLLSLAIALVVGSAIGTLRTLEGRPWIVRLGNAWVEFFRNIPLLVHIFLWYHVIPAIFPAMKSLPGFVLVVFALGFFTSARIAEQVRSGIQALPRGQRYAGMAMGFTTFQYYRYVLLPMAFRIIIPPLTSESMNVFKNSSVAFAVSISELTMFAMQAQEETARGVEIYLAVTALYAISALAINRIMAFVEKRARVPGLIAAGGGGGH encoded by the coding sequence ATGAATTGGGAATGGCAGGTGTTCTGCCAGGACACCATCAGCATGGAGGTGGGCGCGAGCTGCTTTGGCAAGGGCGGCGACGTGACCTACCTGGACTGGATGCTTTCGGCCTGGGGCTGGACGATTTCGGTATCGCTGCTGTCGCTGGCGATTGCGCTGGTCGTCGGCTCGGCCATCGGCACGCTGCGCACGCTGGAGGGCCGGCCCTGGATCGTGCGCCTGGGCAATGCCTGGGTCGAGTTTTTTCGCAACATACCGCTGCTGGTCCACATCTTCCTGTGGTACCACGTGATTCCGGCCATCTTCCCGGCGATGAAGTCGCTGCCGGGCTTCGTGTTGGTGGTCTTCGCCCTGGGCTTCTTCACCTCGGCGCGCATTGCCGAGCAGGTGCGCTCGGGCATCCAGGCACTGCCGCGCGGCCAGCGCTACGCCGGCATGGCCATGGGCTTCACCACGTTCCAGTACTACCGCTATGTGCTGCTGCCGATGGCCTTTCGCATCATCATCCCGCCGCTGACCAGCGAGTCCATGAACGTGTTCAAGAACTCGTCGGTGGCCTTTGCCGTGTCGATCTCGGAGCTGACCATGTTCGCCATGCAGGCGCAGGAGGAGACGGCGCGCGGCGTGGAGATCTATCTGGCCGTCACGGCGCTGTACGCCATCTCGGCGCTGGCCATCAACCGCATCATGGCGTTCGTGGAAAAGCGCGCGCGCGTGCCTGGCCTGATCGCTGCCGGCGGGGGAGGAGGGCACTGA
- a CDS encoding amino acid ABC transporter permease — protein sequence MNLNIDWSFFTWELFSSFVLKGLYFSITLTVIATIGGVLLGTVLALMRLSGSKVLALPATIYVNGMRSIPLVMVILWFFLLVPLIIGRPIGAEVSAIITFVAFEAAYFSEIMRAGIQSIPRGQVFAGQAMGMTYGQNMRLVVLPQAFRNMLPVLLTQTIILFQDTSLVYAIGAYDMLKGFEIAGKNYGRPIESYLAAAVVYFVICFALSWAVKRLHKKIAIIR from the coding sequence ATGAACCTCAACATCGACTGGTCATTCTTCACCTGGGAGCTGTTTTCCAGCTTCGTGCTCAAGGGCCTGTACTTCAGCATCACGCTGACGGTTATCGCCACCATCGGCGGCGTGCTGCTGGGCACGGTGCTGGCGCTGATGCGCCTGTCGGGCAGCAAGGTGCTGGCGCTGCCGGCGACCATCTACGTCAATGGGATGCGCTCCATCCCGCTGGTCATGGTCATCCTGTGGTTCTTCCTGCTGGTGCCGCTGATCATCGGCCGACCCATCGGCGCGGAAGTCTCGGCCATCATCACCTTCGTGGCCTTCGAGGCGGCGTATTTCAGCGAGATCATGCGCGCCGGCATCCAGTCCATCCCGCGCGGGCAGGTCTTCGCCGGCCAGGCCATGGGCATGACCTACGGCCAGAACATGCGCCTGGTGGTGCTGCCGCAGGCGTTTCGCAACATGCTGCCGGTGCTGCTGACGCAGACCATCATCCTGTTCCAGGACACCTCGCTGGTCTATGCCATCGGTGCCTACGACATGCTCAAGGGCTTCGAGATTGCCGGCAAGAACTACGGCCGGCCCATCGAGTCGTATCTGGCCGCCGCTGTGGTCTATTTCGTGATCTGCTTTGCGCTGTCCTGGGCCGTCAAGCGCCTGCACAAGAAAATCGCCATCATCCGTTGA